The following coding sequences lie in one uncultured Mailhella sp. genomic window:
- a CDS encoding creatininase family protein: protein MKLNYMYEMNTRQIQELARKTDIAFLPVGPTEVHSQHLPVGTDIESAIDVCERAARKLAERGVETLIAPPVNYALADAVNCFVGNITLRYETVVAVVEDVCVGLGKWGFTHVILMCGHAEPRNIEALKEAAENAVKRNPSMRVEVSDWLLGSGIGELLHCEHPEWDIHAGESETALMLNRRPDLVDMDMLQTLEPNWEGEFFAERLAAGNDFIGCGAVLAYLGDPRAATAETGEKVYERYADHVVDAILKDRAQKA, encoded by the coding sequence ATGAAGCTGAATTATATGTATGAGATGAACACCCGGCAGATTCAGGAACTTGCCCGGAAAACGGATATCGCCTTTCTGCCTGTGGGGCCCACGGAAGTGCATTCCCAGCACCTTCCCGTGGGAACCGACATCGAAAGCGCCATCGACGTGTGCGAACGCGCGGCCCGGAAGCTTGCCGAACGCGGCGTGGAAACCCTGATTGCGCCGCCCGTGAACTATGCCCTGGCCGACGCGGTGAACTGTTTTGTCGGGAACATCACGCTGCGCTACGAAACCGTGGTGGCCGTGGTGGAGGATGTGTGCGTGGGACTCGGCAAATGGGGCTTCACGCATGTGATTCTCATGTGCGGTCATGCGGAGCCGCGCAACATCGAGGCGCTGAAGGAGGCGGCGGAAAACGCCGTGAAGCGCAATCCTTCCATGCGCGTTGAGGTTTCCGACTGGCTGCTCGGCTCGGGCATCGGAGAGCTCCTGCACTGCGAACATCCGGAATGGGACATTCACGCCGGGGAGAGCGAAACCGCGCTCATGCTCAATCGTCGTCCCGACCTTGTGGACATGGACATGCTTCAGACGCTGGAACCCAACTGGGAAGGCGAATTTTTTGCCGAAAGGCTGGCCGCGGGCAACGATTTCATCGGCTGCGGGGCGGTGCTGGCCTATCTCGGCGATCCGCGGGCGGCCACGGCGGAAACCGGAGAAAAGGTGTACGAACGCTATGCCGATCACGTGGTGGACGCCATTTTGAAAGACCGCGCGCAGAAGGCGTAG
- a CDS encoding Na+/H+ antiporter NhaC family protein, whose product MEPYYAGWMSLLPPVTAIVLALITKEVISSLLIGILTGTFIYSVGTGADFVIMNTIESAFAIMGKRLNFDIVMFCSALGALVYVISMAGGSRAYGRWATSRIKSRRTAMLSTCGLGGLIFIDDYFNCLTVGTVMKPVTDTYKISRAKLAYIIDATAAPVCIIAPISSWAAAVGSNLKSTGAFESEIAAFIAAIPYNFYSLLSLTLVVLLCLFKWDFGPMRAAEKRAEHGDLGVMAQKSEIGLETKNGHVFDMLIPIGSLIVFAVLAMMYSGGYWGSDPAYHEFRAALGNCNASPALVWASFGGLVVALLLYVPRRLMSLSEFMHGAVEGMKAMLTANLILVLAWGISGVCQDMLQTNKFVESLVTSGNMVGGMLPFLIFVIAGFLSFSTGTAWGSFGILIPLVVPVAQAICPDLLVVALSATLAGSVFGDHCSPISDTTILSSAGAGCSHIEHVSTQLPYALLAAGCSAVGYLVAGFVSSSPWICLLVSGALLVIFLLLLNVLHNRREASA is encoded by the coding sequence ATGGAACCTTATTATGCTGGCTGGATGTCGCTTCTGCCTCCCGTCACGGCCATCGTGCTTGCGCTTATTACCAAGGAAGTTATTTCTTCTCTGCTCATCGGCATCTTGACCGGCACGTTCATTTATTCCGTGGGCACCGGAGCCGATTTCGTGATCATGAACACCATTGAGTCGGCCTTTGCCATCATGGGCAAGCGGCTCAACTTCGACATCGTGATGTTCTGCTCCGCGCTCGGCGCGCTGGTGTACGTCATTTCCATGGCGGGCGGCTCCCGCGCCTACGGTCGCTGGGCCACGTCGCGCATCAAGAGCCGCCGCACGGCCATGCTTTCCACCTGCGGCCTCGGCGGTCTCATCTTCATCGACGACTATTTCAACTGCCTCACCGTGGGCACCGTGATGAAGCCCGTCACCGACACCTACAAGATTTCCCGCGCCAAGCTGGCCTACATCATCGACGCCACGGCCGCGCCCGTGTGCATCATTGCGCCCATTTCCAGCTGGGCCGCGGCCGTGGGCAGCAATCTGAAGTCAACCGGCGCGTTCGAGAGTGAAATTGCAGCCTTCATTGCGGCCATTCCGTATAATTTCTACTCGCTGCTTTCCCTCACGCTCGTGGTGCTGCTCTGCCTCTTCAAGTGGGATTTCGGTCCCATGCGCGCGGCGGAAAAGCGCGCCGAACACGGCGATCTCGGCGTCATGGCGCAGAAGTCCGAAATAGGCCTCGAAACCAAGAACGGCCATGTGTTCGACATGCTCATTCCCATAGGCAGCCTTATCGTGTTCGCCGTGCTCGCCATGATGTACAGCGGCGGCTACTGGGGTTCCGATCCGGCCTATCATGAATTCCGCGCCGCGCTCGGCAACTGCAACGCGTCGCCTGCGCTGGTGTGGGCTTCCTTCGGCGGTCTGGTGGTGGCGCTGCTGCTTTACGTGCCCCGTCGCCTGATGAGCCTTTCCGAATTCATGCACGGCGCGGTGGAAGGCATGAAGGCCATGCTTACCGCCAACCTCATTCTCGTGCTCGCCTGGGGCATCAGCGGCGTCTGCCAGGACATGCTTCAGACCAACAAGTTCGTGGAATCGCTGGTCACGAGCGGCAACATGGTGGGCGGCATGCTTCCCTTCCTCATCTTCGTGATTGCCGGTTTCCTCAGCTTTTCCACCGGCACGGCCTGGGGCTCCTTCGGCATTCTCATTCCGCTGGTGGTTCCCGTGGCGCAGGCCATCTGCCCCGATCTGCTCGTGGTGGCGCTTTCCGCCACGCTGGCGGGCAGCGTGTTCGGCGATCACTGTTCGCCCATTTCCGACACCACCATTCTGTCCAGCGCCGGCGCGGGGTGCAGCCACATTGAACACGTGTCCACGCAGCTTCCCTACGCGCTTCTCGCCGCAGGATGCAGCGCGGTGGGCTATCTGGTGGCGGGCTTCGTGAGCTCGAGCCCCTGGATCTGCCTGCTCGTGAGCGGCGCGCTGCTGGTGATCTTCCTTCTGCTGCTCAACGTGCTGCACAACAGAAGAGAGGCTTCTGCCTGA
- a CDS encoding FAD-binding protein, whose amino-acid sequence MKSVKHDWGTLYETDVLILGTGASGIGAALNSAGKGLDVLMVGKGTLESSGSLGGGNDHFMAVLDTDEPYDNKESFVAFYMKSAYGYREKQIEQWHDALKPCVKILEECGVEFLRRDDGFYFRSVGFGQPGAWWLHIPNGRKIKRGLAKRVRSLGVTVLDNFQITKLFKKNGKIAGCMGFNVLTGEVSAIRCRAAVNSLGWHAQRCTNNSSHNPYNCWFTPFTTGSYFTLAYDIGAPIVNADISCRGTILPKGWGAPGMNGINNMGGHELNALGERFMFKYDPMGENGIRRNQMMGTNQQQVEGYGPPFYMDMRHLNEHDVHHLQYVLMPADKATYLDYCKARGIEFSKYPLEVEVGELSLSGMLLADDNLETPVRGLYAGCNFTSFSGAMCGGFVAGGHAAENAPSLDMAGPSDEEILAERDRILAPLNNTSGTMTHSDFEDPIRQVMDYYAKFRRNMPGMAVALDRLNFINGYRDRVRADNLHDLMRIHEAFEILELCRIHLDACLQRKESGRGMYVLTDYPEKDPALAKGLVVVKGDEGPVFSWLEPAGK is encoded by the coding sequence ATGAAATCCGTCAAACACGATTGGGGTACTCTTTACGAGACCGATGTGCTTATTCTCGGCACCGGCGCTTCCGGCATAGGCGCGGCCCTGAACTCGGCCGGCAAGGGCCTCGACGTTCTCATGGTCGGCAAGGGCACGCTCGAAAGTTCCGGCTCCCTCGGCGGCGGCAACGACCACTTCATGGCCGTGCTCGACACCGACGAGCCCTACGACAACAAGGAAAGCTTTGTCGCCTTCTACATGAAGTCCGCCTACGGCTACCGCGAAAAACAGATCGAACAGTGGCACGACGCCCTCAAGCCCTGCGTCAAGATTCTCGAAGAGTGCGGCGTGGAATTCCTCCGTCGCGACGACGGCTTCTACTTCCGCTCCGTGGGCTTCGGTCAGCCCGGCGCCTGGTGGCTGCACATTCCCAACGGCAGAAAGATCAAGCGCGGACTCGCCAAGCGCGTGCGCTCCCTCGGCGTCACCGTGCTCGACAACTTCCAGATCACCAAGCTGTTCAAGAAAAACGGCAAAATCGCCGGCTGCATGGGCTTCAACGTGCTCACCGGCGAAGTTTCCGCCATCCGCTGCCGCGCCGCCGTCAACAGCCTCGGCTGGCACGCCCAGCGCTGCACCAACAACTCTTCCCACAACCCCTACAACTGCTGGTTCACCCCCTTCACCACCGGCAGCTACTTCACCCTCGCCTACGACATCGGCGCGCCCATCGTCAACGCCGACATCTCCTGCCGCGGCACCATTCTCCCCAAGGGCTGGGGCGCGCCCGGCATGAACGGCATCAACAACATGGGCGGCCACGAACTCAACGCCCTCGGCGAACGCTTCATGTTCAAGTATGATCCCATGGGCGAAAACGGCATACGCCGCAATCAGATGATGGGCACCAATCAGCAGCAGGTCGAAGGCTACGGCCCGCCCTTCTACATGGACATGCGTCACCTCAACGAACACGACGTGCATCATCTGCAGTACGTGCTCATGCCCGCCGACAAGGCCACCTATCTCGATTACTGCAAGGCCCGCGGCATTGAATTCAGCAAGTATCCGCTGGAAGTCGAAGTGGGCGAACTCAGCCTCTCCGGCATGCTGCTTGCCGACGACAATCTGGAAACCCCCGTGCGCGGCCTCTACGCCGGCTGCAACTTCACGAGCTTCTCCGGCGCCATGTGCGGCGGCTTCGTGGCCGGCGGTCACGCCGCCGAAAACGCTCCCTCCCTCGACATGGCCGGCCCCTCCGACGAGGAAATCCTCGCCGAACGCGACCGCATTCTCGCGCCCCTCAACAACACCTCCGGCACCATGACCCACAGCGATTTTGAAGATCCCATCCGCCAGGTCATGGACTATTACGCCAAGTTCCGCCGCAACATGCCCGGCATGGCCGTGGCCCTCGATCGCCTCAACTTCATCAACGGCTACAGAGACCGCGTGCGCGCCGACAACCTCCACGATCTCATGCGCATTCACGAAGCCTTTGAAATCCTCGAACTGTGCCGCATTCACCTCGACGCCTGCCTCCAGCGCAAGGAAAGCGGCCGAGGCATGTACGTGCTCACCGACTATCCCGAAAAGGATCCCGCCCTCGCCAAGGGGCTCGTGGTCGTCAAGGGAGACGAAGGCCCCGTCTTTTCCTGGCTTGAACCCGCCGGCAAATAA
- a CDS encoding RNA repair transcriptional activator RtcR family protein: MKKNVVFSTISIDHDIADADSRWKLWRPLVELVQVRKFFIHRLYYFIPPSLKDRLNALQNDLEELAPHTEVVPVVIDTRSNFSPQSFAENYLFFDQFFSSFSFNDQEEDYYLHFGPGNMFAHSFMIMMLVNIKRIRCRIIQLRSSKDRFGRIHSTIQIYDNAINNWISKIGDIEQRKQSQDIIRGGIRTKNPVFNQLVKDIEHVARHSTAPILLYGATGTGKTIMARRIYELRLQTGMVTGPLVEVNCASFRGDSAMSALFGHVRGAFTGATSERKGMLAMAHSGILFLDEVGELGPDVQALLLKAVEEKRFFPFGSDKPVFSNFQLITATNRDLFTDARNGKFRTDLFARINLWYFRLPSLRERPEDIESNIDYELKRLSEQRGIFADFLPEARELYLDFARSPEAAWPGNFRTLSSSLERMHTYAFQGIITKETVEKEIAYLRSLWRRRMEKLEGVEFPLIARASHLIDRELDLFDKVQLEKVLEVCLSCTRRSEAGRLLFASSRLRKTSADDTARLNKYLRSFNLSWESVKSLEE; encoded by the coding sequence ATGAAAAAAAACGTGGTGTTCAGCACCATTTCCATCGATCACGACATAGCGGACGCCGATTCCCGCTGGAAGCTCTGGCGGCCGCTCGTCGAACTTGTGCAGGTGCGCAAATTTTTCATTCACAGGCTCTACTATTTCATTCCTCCCTCGCTCAAGGACAGGCTGAACGCCCTGCAGAATGATCTGGAGGAACTCGCCCCGCACACCGAAGTGGTGCCCGTGGTCATCGACACCAGAAGCAATTTTTCGCCGCAGTCCTTTGCGGAAAACTATCTTTTCTTCGATCAGTTCTTCAGTTCCTTTTCCTTCAACGATCAGGAGGAGGACTACTATCTGCACTTCGGCCCGGGCAACATGTTTGCGCATTCGTTCATGATCATGATGCTGGTGAACATCAAGCGCATACGTTGCCGCATCATTCAGCTGCGCAGTTCCAAGGATCGTTTCGGACGCATCCATTCGACCATTCAGATTTACGACAACGCCATCAACAACTGGATATCCAAGATAGGCGACATCGAACAGCGCAAGCAGTCGCAGGACATCATCCGCGGGGGCATCCGCACGAAGAATCCGGTGTTCAACCAGCTGGTGAAGGATATCGAACACGTGGCGCGTCACTCCACGGCGCCCATTCTGCTTTACGGGGCCACGGGCACGGGCAAGACCATCATGGCGCGGCGCATTTACGAGCTCAGGCTCCAGACCGGCATGGTCACCGGGCCGCTTGTGGAAGTGAACTGCGCCTCCTTCCGCGGCGATTCGGCCATGTCGGCGCTGTTCGGGCATGTGCGCGGAGCCTTCACGGGCGCGACGTCCGAGCGCAAGGGCATGCTGGCCATGGCGCATTCGGGCATTCTTTTTCTCGACGAAGTGGGGGAACTCGGCCCCGACGTGCAGGCGCTGCTGCTCAAGGCCGTGGAGGAAAAGAGATTTTTCCCCTTCGGTTCGGACAAGCCGGTGTTCAGCAATTTTCAGCTCATCACGGCGACCAATCGGGATCTGTTCACCGACGCCCGCAACGGCAAGTTCCGCACCGATCTTTTTGCGCGCATCAATCTGTGGTATTTCCGCCTGCCGAGCCTGCGCGAGCGCCCGGAAGACATCGAGTCGAACATTGACTACGAACTCAAGCGGCTTTCGGAACAGCGCGGCATTTTTGCGGACTTTCTTCCCGAGGCGCGTGAGCTCTATCTCGATTTCGCCCGCTCGCCGGAAGCCGCTTGGCCGGGCAACTTCCGCACGTTGTCGAGCAGTCTGGAACGCATGCACACCTATGCCTTTCAGGGCATCATAACGAAGGAGACCGTGGAAAAGGAAATAGCCTATCTGCGTTCCCTCTGGCGGCGGCGGATGGAAAAACTGGAAGGCGTGGAATTCCCGCTCATTGCGCGGGCCTCGCATCTCATAGACCGCGAGCTCGACCTCTTCGACAAGGTGCAGCTCGAAAAGGTGCTCGAAGTCTGCCTTTCCTGCACCCGCCGCTCGGAAGCGGGACGCCTCCTTTTTGCCAGCTCAAGACTCCGAAAGACCAGCGCCGACGATACCGCGAGGCTCAACAAGTATCTGCGATCCTTTAATCTGTCGTGGGAGAGCGTGAAGAGCCTCGAAGAGTGA
- a CDS encoding 3-isopropylmalate dehydratase small subunit, translated as MSFTGKVHKVGAHIDTDAIIPARFLVTTDTRKLGEACMEGLEPGWVKRVHEGDIIVAGRNFGCGSSREHAPLAIIGAGIRAVVGHSFARIFYRNAFNMGLMLLEVGDEVDKINDGDTLEISPEHGTIRDLDNGAEIRIPPLSPMMQTLIDKGGMVNYVKEQLKARGEAE; from the coding sequence ATGTCCTTTACCGGAAAAGTTCACAAGGTCGGCGCGCATATTGATACCGACGCCATCATCCCGGCCCGTTTCCTCGTCACCACCGATACCCGCAAGCTCGGCGAAGCCTGCATGGAAGGCCTCGAACCCGGCTGGGTCAAGCGCGTCCACGAAGGCGACATCATCGTGGCGGGCCGCAACTTCGGCTGCGGTTCCTCCCGTGAACACGCGCCCCTCGCCATCATCGGCGCAGGCATCCGCGCCGTGGTCGGCCACAGCTTCGCCCGCATCTTCTACCGCAACGCCTTCAACATGGGCCTCATGCTCCTCGAAGTCGGCGACGAGGTCGATAAGATCAACGACGGCGATACCCTCGAAATCAGCCCCGAACACGGCACCATCCGCGACCTCGACAACGGCGCGGAAATCCGTATCCCCCCCCTCTCGCCCATGATGCAGACCCTCATCGACAAGGGCGGCATGGTCAACTACGTCAAAGAACAGCTCAAAGCCCGCGGCGAAGCGGAGTAA
- a CDS encoding TRAP transporter substrate-binding protein, translating to MNRLSSLLLGAAMILAAAIPAKAADYVLSLNLAVPPVHNRWTMAIKPWADEITKRSGGRIVIEPYFAQALSKQAEVVESVRTGVADLGEATFTVGGLGRYPFHEQLLNLVRPSLCTVDAANLVRSLHEAFPKEAMEDVKGTRLLFVEGHTMGMLIGTRDKPVKSLEDLKGMKIGVSGGGIRLDRVRALGATVVGVTLPDMYMSLEKGVIDGAVVDCEVLVSRKLGDIIKNLTLVNIGGSVFYCVMNQDTYDSMPPDLQKVIDDVSREYAPKIFSDFWNDMQYNSLERWQKEQGGKLHMLSDADYAKADALAEPTYAEWIQFTKDKGLPAEAILAKFRELEKRDMTPWAQSRAAQYVEK from the coding sequence ATGAACAGACTCTCTTCCCTTCTGCTCGGCGCCGCCATGATTCTGGCCGCCGCCATCCCCGCGAAGGCCGCGGACTATGTGCTTTCCCTCAACCTTGCCGTTCCCCCGGTTCACAACCGCTGGACCATGGCCATCAAGCCCTGGGCCGACGAAATCACCAAGCGCAGCGGCGGCCGCATCGTCATTGAACCCTACTTCGCCCAGGCTCTCAGCAAGCAGGCCGAAGTGGTGGAATCCGTGCGCACCGGCGTGGCCGATCTCGGCGAAGCCACGTTCACCGTGGGCGGCCTCGGCCGCTATCCCTTCCATGAACAGCTCCTCAACCTCGTGCGCCCCAGCCTCTGCACCGTGGACGCCGCCAACCTCGTGCGCTCCCTGCACGAAGCCTTCCCCAAGGAAGCCATGGAAGACGTGAAGGGCACCCGCCTGCTCTTCGTGGAAGGTCACACCATGGGCATGCTCATCGGCACCCGCGACAAGCCCGTCAAGAGCCTTGAAGACCTCAAGGGCATGAAGATAGGCGTGTCGGGCGGCGGCATCCGTCTCGACCGCGTGCGCGCCCTCGGCGCCACCGTGGTGGGCGTCACCCTGCCCGACATGTACATGTCCCTGGAAAAGGGCGTCATCGACGGCGCCGTCGTGGACTGCGAAGTGCTCGTTTCCCGCAAGCTCGGCGACATCATCAAGAACCTCACCCTCGTGAACATCGGCGGCTCCGTGTTCTACTGCGTCATGAACCAGGACACCTACGACAGCATGCCCCCCGATCTGCAGAAGGTCATCGACGACGTGTCGCGCGAATACGCGCCCAAGATCTTCAGCGACTTCTGGAACGACATGCAGTACAACAGCCTTGAACGCTGGCAGAAGGAACAGGGCGGCAAGCTCCACATGCTCTCCGACGCCGACTACGCCAAGGCCGACGCCCTCGCCGAACCCACCTACGCCGAATGGATCCAGTTCACCAAGGACAAGGGTCTGCCCGCCGAAGCCATTCTTGCCAAGTTCCGCGAACTCGAAAAGCGCGACATGACCCCCTGGGCTCAGTCCCGCGCCGCCCAGTACGTGGAAAAGTAA
- a CDS encoding GNAT family N-acetyltransferase, whose amino-acid sequence MIIRLIEYHKKRFLPLLLEADEQENMIERYLERGELFVAFDEKDEAAAAAVVTKEDDGLYELKNIAVAPELRRQGLGRDMIAFLLNRYRGKGMLQVGTGESEATLGFYNACGFTFSHVEKDFFTKNYDHPIVEDGKVLRDMIYLRQHLPD is encoded by the coding sequence ATGATCATACGCCTCATAGAGTACCACAAAAAACGCTTTCTGCCCCTGCTTCTGGAAGCCGACGAACAGGAAAACATGATAGAGCGCTATCTTGAGCGCGGCGAGCTCTTCGTGGCCTTCGACGAAAAGGATGAAGCCGCGGCCGCCGCCGTGGTCACGAAGGAAGACGACGGTCTGTACGAACTCAAGAACATCGCCGTCGCCCCGGAACTGCGGAGGCAGGGCCTCGGCCGGGACATGATCGCTTTTCTTTTGAACCGCTACCGCGGCAAAGGCATGCTGCAGGTGGGAACCGGAGAGAGCGAGGCCACGCTCGGCTTCTACAACGCCTGCGGCTTCACCTTCTCCCATGTGGAAAAGGACTTCTTCACCAAGAACTACGATCATCCCATCGTGGAAGACGGCAAGGTGCTCCGGGACATGATCTATCTCAGGCAGCACCTTCCGGACTGA
- a CDS encoding 4Fe-4S binding protein has protein sequence MPPVFHEEKCIRCGMCVRDCPAYILALDKEHDKTPHVIEEYKHECWHCGNCRISCPKDAISFEFPLYTLV, from the coding sequence ATGCCTCCCGTATTCCATGAAGAGAAATGCATCCGCTGCGGCATGTGCGTCAGAGACTGCCCCGCCTATATCCTGGCCCTCGACAAGGAACACGACAAAACGCCCCACGTCATCGAAGAATACAAACACGAATGCTGGCACTGCGGCAACTGCCGCATAAGCTGCCCCAAGGACGCCATCAGTTTCGAGTTTCCGCTCTACACCCTTGTCTGA
- a CDS encoding TRAP transporter large permease subunit encodes MASSATNLSPRPAGLAPLRACVDILKHLETVCQKASALGMFFFLLMVLITTLDVLLRYFLSSPLSGTMELTEFFMVIVFFTSVAYAQWTGGHIVMDVVTAKLSEKTQTLLAVVTTFWSVTTVAVCLAAMMRYASTCELYSPTLNLPVAPFVWFASAGCLLLLLTLVHDFLAAILKAHDNYGTASTVLAVIVAFASTAAFVWFAMHRMRGVSSVVLGVWGCAFMFFLFFSGMPVAYALMASAAVFISNMRGTMAAWNMLGQFWYNTVASYDWSPLMFFLLMGYVCFEGQFGQDLYRAARSWMGHWRGGLATGSVCACTAFGAVVGDSLAGSVAMSAIALPEMRKSHYDDALAIGCLACSGTIGSLIPPSTTFILYGVLAEQSIGELFIAGVIPGLLCMFCFIGVIVVWARINPAAAPASPRVSRLEAVTSLRSALPIMAIFILVIGGIYGGIFTATEGGGVGVFGMLALAYALRRMTTKKLSSALNDAGKFTAMCFALLAGANLLGNFMTLSRIPMVLANSIAALDLAPMLVMVAIILVLCFLGCFIPAIPLVLICVPIFVPIAKVFGWNLVWFGVISTLIKNMACITPPFGINLFVMKGIADVPIGLMYKASLPYVVGLFVCVGLIVAFPQLSLWLPSMMH; translated from the coding sequence ATGGCATCATCAGCAACCAACCTCTCCCCCCGGCCCGCCGGTCTGGCGCCTCTGCGCGCATGCGTCGACATTCTGAAGCATCTGGAAACCGTGTGCCAGAAAGCCAGCGCCCTCGGCATGTTCTTCTTCCTGCTCATGGTGCTCATCACCACGCTGGACGTTCTTCTCCGCTATTTCCTTTCCAGTCCTCTCAGCGGCACCATGGAACTCACCGAGTTCTTCATGGTCATCGTTTTCTTCACTTCCGTGGCCTACGCCCAGTGGACCGGCGGTCACATCGTCATGGACGTGGTCACCGCCAAGCTCAGCGAAAAAACGCAGACCCTGCTCGCCGTGGTCACCACCTTCTGGTCCGTCACCACCGTGGCCGTGTGCCTCGCCGCCATGATGCGCTACGCGAGCACCTGCGAACTCTATTCCCCCACCCTCAACCTCCCCGTGGCTCCCTTCGTGTGGTTCGCCTCCGCAGGATGCCTGCTTCTGCTGCTCACCCTCGTTCACGACTTCCTCGCCGCCATCCTCAAGGCTCACGACAACTACGGCACCGCTTCCACCGTGCTCGCCGTCATCGTGGCCTTCGCCTCCACCGCCGCCTTCGTCTGGTTCGCCATGCACAGAATGCGCGGCGTCTCCAGCGTGGTGCTCGGCGTGTGGGGCTGCGCGTTCATGTTCTTCCTCTTCTTCTCCGGCATGCCCGTGGCCTACGCCCTCATGGCTTCGGCCGCCGTGTTCATCTCCAACATGCGCGGCACCATGGCCGCCTGGAACATGCTCGGGCAGTTCTGGTACAACACCGTGGCCAGCTACGACTGGTCGCCCCTCATGTTCTTCCTGCTCATGGGCTACGTCTGCTTTGAAGGGCAGTTCGGTCAGGATCTCTACCGCGCCGCACGCTCCTGGATGGGACACTGGCGCGGCGGCCTCGCCACCGGCAGCGTGTGCGCCTGCACCGCCTTCGGCGCCGTGGTCGGCGACTCCCTCGCCGGCAGCGTGGCCATGTCGGCCATAGCCCTGCCCGAAATGCGCAAGAGCCACTACGACGACGCCCTCGCCATCGGCTGCCTCGCCTGCTCCGGCACCATCGGCAGCCTCATTCCGCCTTCCACCACCTTCATCCTCTACGGCGTGCTCGCCGAACAGTCCATCGGCGAACTCTTCATCGCCGGCGTCATTCCCGGACTTCTGTGCATGTTCTGCTTCATCGGCGTCATCGTGGTGTGGGCCCGCATCAATCCTGCGGCCGCGCCCGCCTCGCCCCGCGTCTCCCGCCTCGAAGCCGTCACCTCCCTGCGCTCCGCCCTGCCCATCATGGCCATCTTCATTCTGGTCATCGGCGGCATCTACGGCGGCATCTTCACCGCCACCGAAGGCGGCGGCGTAGGCGTGTTCGGCATGCTGGCCCTGGCCTACGCCCTGCGCCGCATGACCACCAAGAAGCTCTCCTCCGCCCTCAACGACGCCGGAAAGTTCACCGCCATGTGCTTCGCCCTGCTCGCCGGCGCCAACCTGCTCGGCAACTTCATGACCCTGAGCCGCATCCCCATGGTGCTCGCCAACTCCATCGCCGCCCTCGACCTCGCTCCCATGCTCGTCATGGTGGCCATCATCCTCGTGCTCTGCTTCCTCGGATGCTTCATCCCCGCCATTCCGCTCGTGCTCATCTGCGTGCCCATCTTCGTGCCCATCGCCAAGGTGTTCGGCTGGAACCTCGTGTGGTTCGGCGTCATTTCCACGCTGATCAAGAACATGGCCTGCATCACCCCGCCTTTCGGCATCAACCTCTTCGTCATGAAGGGCATTGCCGACGTGCCCATCGGCCTCATGTACAAGGCTTCGCTGCCCTACGTGGTGGGCCTGTTCGTGTGCGTCGGCCTCATCGTGGCCTTCCCGCAGCTCAGTTTGTGGCTGCCTTCCATGATGCACTGA